DNA sequence from the Bacteroidota bacterium genome:
ATCGGTTACTTCCATTCCGTCAAGACCGAATTTTTGATAAATTTCTTCTCCAATTGTTGTATCTCTGTTATGAAAAGCAGGTAAGCAATGCAAAAATTTCACTTTTGGATTTCCTGACAATTCCATAGCTTTTTTATTTACCTGATAAGGTTTAAGAAGTTTAATTCTTTCTTCCCAAACAGAATCTGCTTCACCCATTGATACCCAAACGTCAGCATATACAAAATCAACACCTTTAATGCCTTGTTCAACATTATCGGTAACAACTATTTTTGCTCCTGTTTCTTTTGCAATTTCTTTACATTCTTTAACAAGTTCTTCATCAGGTTGACAAGATTTTGGAGCAATTGCCCTAAAATCCATTCCCATTTTAGCAGCACCTATCATCAATGAGTTTCCAACATTATTTTTTGCATCTCCCATAAAGCAAAATGATACTTGGTGTAAAGCTTTATCGCTGTGCTCCATCATTGTAAGAAAATCAGCAAGAATTTGTGTAGGATGATACTCGGTAGTAAGACCATTCCAAACAGCTACATTTGCATATTTACCAAGCTCTTCAACAATCTCTTGTCCAAAGCCACGGTATTCAATACCATCATACATTCTGCCGAGTACTCTGGCAGTATCTTTCATTGATTCTTTTTTGCCAATTTGAGTACCTGAGGGTCCAAGATATGAGACATGTGCTCCTTGGTCAAGTGCGGCTGTTTCGAAAGCACATCTTGTTCTTGTAGATGCTTTTTCAAAAATAAGTGCAATATTTTTCCCTGTTAATTTTGGCTGTTCAGTACCTGCATATTTTGCTTTTTTAAGGTCGGCAGAAAGGTCAAGTAAGTACTTTATTTCTTTTGGAGTAAAATCCAATAATTTTAAAAAATTTCTATTTCTAATATTGTATGACATAATAATATATTTTTAGTTTTTTAAACAATAGTTATTCTTGTTCCGCCATCATCAATACCCAACTTTGTTGTTTCGGTAATGATAGCATCTTTTCCTGTACTTTCCACAAATTTTATTGCTGCACGAATTTTCGGTGCCATGCTACCTTCAGCAAATTGACCTTCTTGAAGGTATTGTTGAGCTTTAGCAATTGTCATTCTATCAATAGATTTTTCCTGTGGAGTATTGAAATTGATACACACTTTAGGAACATCTGTTAAAATAAATAATTTGTGAGCACCAACCTGAGTTGCAAGCAATGAAGAAGCAAGGTCTTTATCAATAACTGCATCAATTCCTTGTAATTTATTTTCTGCAACATAATAAACAGGAATTCCGCCACCACCTACTGCGATAACAATTTGTCCGTCACGAGCAAGTTTTTCAATTGATCTTACATTATTAATTTTTTTAGGTTCAGGAGAAGCAACAACTTTTCTCCAACCCCTTCCTCTTGGGTCTTCTTTAAAAACAGACTTTGTTTTTTTAGCAATTTTATCTGCTTCTTCTTTTGTGTAATAAGGTCCTATTGGCTTAGTAGGGTTTTTAAATGCAATATCATTTTTGTTTACCATTACTTGAGTAACAAAATTTATAATATCTTTATCAATATCATTTACATTAAACACATTTCTAAGTTGTTGTTCAATTATATATCCTATAAAACCTTGTGAATATGCAACAGCAATATCAAGAGGCATATCCGGTATATTATGAACTTGATTACCTGCGGAATTTGCTAATAAAATATTTCCAACTTGTGGACCATTTCCATGAGTTAAAATTATATCATAATTCCCGTCAATTAAAGTAATTAGTTTCTCACAAGTTTTGTAAGCATTCTTTTCCTGTTCTTGTATAGTTCCTTTTTCATTACTTTTTAGTAATGCGTTGCCTCCAAAGGCAACAACTGCAAGTTTTTTCATAATTTTAGATTTTTATTAAATTGATCATAAATTATTTCAATAAGCAAGGATGTTAAAAGATAAAAACGAGAGTAAAGTGGTAAAACCTATACTCTCGTTTTGAAAAATTTGGAAAGTAAAATTAGATTAATTTATCTAAAGTAATATCACCTATTTCTTGTAAGTTATATTCAACTACAACAGCAGGTTTATTGATATTTATAATTCTTCTTAAGTCAATTGGTGTACCGATAACAACTACTTCACAATCAGTATTGTTGATAGTTGTTTCAAGGTCTTTAATTTGTTGATCGCTATATCCCATTGCAGGTAATAAAGTTCCTACATTTGGATATTTTTCAAATGTTTCTGTTATTCCTCCAACAGCGTAAGGTCTTGGGTCAACAAGTTTCGCATTTAATTTTAAAGCTGCAACAACGCCTGCTCCAATTTTCATTTCACCATGAGTAAGAGTTGGTCCGTCTTCAACAACCAAAGCTTTTTTACCATAAAGTAATTCTGCTTTGTCAACTGTAAGTGGTGATGCACCTTCAATAATTGTTGCTTCAGGATTTAGCTGTACAATATTTTCTCTTATTTCTGCAATATCTTCAAGTGTAGCAGAGTCAATTTTATTGATTACAACTATATCAGCCATTCTTACATTTGTTTCACCAGGATAATATCTAAGTTCATGTCCTACTCTCAATGGATCAACTACAACTATTCTTGTTGTTTTTGTTGTTGATTTATAAAATGGAATATCATTATTTCCACCGTCCCAAACAATTACATCAGCTTCTTTTTCAGCTTCTCTAACAATTGCTTCATAATCAACACCTGCATAAATAATGTTACCTCTTGTAATATGTGGTTCATATTCTTCCATTTCCTCAATTGTACATTTGTGCTTTTTGAGGTCATCAAGTTCAGCATATCTTTGTACTTTTTGAGCAACAAGGTCACCATAAGGCATTGGGTGACGAATAGCAACAGCTTTCAAACCTTTTTCGTTAAGTATTTCCATTACTCTTCTTGTAGTTTGTGATTTACCACAACCTGTTCTTGAAGCACAAATTGTAATAACCGGCTTATCAGTTTCAACAGTTGTATTGTCGGCACCCATTAACATAAAATCAGCACCAGCGGCATTAACAATTGAAGAATTATGCATTACCCTTTCATAAGGTACATCGCTATATGCAAATACTACAAGGTCAATATTTTCGTCTTTGATAATATTTTTCAATTCATCTTCCGGACGAATAACAATTCCGTCAGGATACATTTCTTTGCCTGCTAATTCTGCAGGATATTTTTTATCATCGATACCCGGTATTTGAGTAGCAGTAAAAGCAATAACTTCATAATCTTTATTTCCGCGGAAGAATACATTGAAGTTATGAAAATCTCTTCCGGCAGCACCCATTATAAGTGTTCTTCTTGCCATAATTTACTCCTTTTAATTTAAAATTATTAGTTTAATTTAATTTAACAAATTTTGAAATTCCCACAAATGTAAATGTTCTATTTGAATAATAATCAAAGATTTCAGATGATTTTTTCATAAATCCCCGAAAGATAAGTTTAAATTAGATAGGGCTATTTTTGAGGGGTAAATTTATTGATTCTCTTCGTTTGTTAATCGTTGATTTATACTAAACCGCTATTAAGATGCTGATTAAGAAAATAAATTATTTTTGTTTTGTTTTTCTTCACAAAATTCTTGCATAGCTATAGCTACGGAATAATTTTTTGAATAAAAACAGGGCGAAAAGAAATGTTTTATTTTCAGTATCTTGATGGCGGTTTAGTATTAGTCATTTTTCAGGATTTAAAATTAAAAATTATTAATAGATGTTCGTTATTAAAATATATTTTTTATAATCTTTGCCAATAAATTTTAATGGGGTGCTCTAAATTACGAGCTGAGATCACACTCTTTGAACCTGAATCTAGGTAATGCTGGCGAAGGGAAATTCAAAATTTTATTTTCAGTTCCTATTTGGCATCCAATATTTTTTCTAACAAAAAAAAATAATTATGAAAAAATTATTGGTTGTTTTATTATTTTTGGCATTATTGCCACTATCACTGTTCGCACAATTTTCTGTTGAGGGAACAATTAAAGAAGCCAAAAGCAAGGAAACATTAGCTGGGGCAAATATTAAATTGCTAAATACTTTTAATGGTTGTAACTCAAATAAAAAAGGAGAATATCTGATTTCTAATCTTCAAAAAGGGAATTATATTCTTGAAGTTTCGTTTTTAGGATACGAAACCCAACAAAAGAAAATTTATTTAAGTAAAAATACTGTTGTAAATTTTGTTCTTGAGGAAAAAGCAATTTTAGCTGATGAAGTAATTATTTCAGCAACAAGAGCTTCAGAAACAACGCCAACTACCTTTAAAAATATTGATAAATCGGAAATTGAAAAAATAAATCTCGGACAAGATATTCCTTTTATTTTAAAAAATACTCCTTCTGTAATAGTAACTTCCGATGCGGGAGCAGGAATTGGTTACACAGGAATAAGAATAAGAGGAACAGATATGACAAGAATAAATGTTACACTGAACGGAATACCTTTAAACGATCCTGAATCACACGGAGTTTGGTTTGTAAACATGCCTGATTTTGCTTCATCAATTGAAAATATGCAAATCCAAAGAGGAGTTGGAACATCTACAAACGGTGCGGCAGCTTTTGGTGCAAGTATTAATATTCAAACAAACAGTTTGCGAGATAAGCCATATACTGAAATCAATAATTCATTTGGTTCTTTTAATACTTTAAAAAATAGTATTTCAGCAGGTACGGGACTTATTGACGATAAATGGGCATTCAACACAAGGTTATCAAAAATCTATTCCGATGGTTTTATTGACAGAGCTTTTTCCGACCTTAAATCATTTTTTGTGTCAGCTACATATTACGGTAATAACAGTATGCTTAAACTTAATATTTTCTCAGGGAAAGAAAAAACCTACCAAGCTTGGTCAGGTGTTCCTAAAAGTGTTTTGCAAACAAATAGAACATATAATCCATATACTTATGAGAATGAAACTGATAACTATCAGCAAGATCATTTTCAATTGATTTATTCAAAAAAAATTAATAAAAACTTTAGTTTAAATTCTGCAATTCATTACACTCATGGAGAAGGATATTACGAACAATTCAAAGATGATGAAAGCTTTACAGACTATCAGTTAGATACAATTTTTTTTGGATTTGATACTGTTTCAATGTTGTTTTTGGATACAATTGCTAAAACTGATTTGATAAGACAAAAATGGTTGAGGAATGATTTTTATGGTTTTACATGGTCATTAAATTATGATAATCATAAAAATGTGAAAGCGATTATAGGAGGGGGAGGAAATAAATATGTAGGTGATCATTTTGGGAAAATTATTTGGACTAAATATTCAAACAATTTACCAAAAGATTATCAGTGGT
Encoded proteins:
- the argF gene encoding ornithine carbamoyltransferase — translated: MSYNIRNRNFLKLLDFTPKEIKYLLDLSADLKKAKYAGTEQPKLTGKNIALIFEKASTRTRCAFETAALDQGAHVSYLGPSGTQIGKKESMKDTARVLGRMYDGIEYRGFGQEIVEELGKYANVAVWNGLTTEYHPTQILADFLTMMEHSDKALHQVSFCFMGDAKNNVGNSLMIGAAKMGMDFRAIAPKSCQPDEELVKECKEIAKETGAKIVVTDNVEQGIKGVDFVYADVWVSMGEADSVWEERIKLLKPYQVNKKAMELSGNPKVKFLHCLPAFHNRDTTIGEEIYQKFGLDGMEVTDDVFESDASVVFDEAENRLHTIKAVMVATLGS
- the arcC gene encoding carbamate kinase gives rise to the protein MKKLAVVAFGGNALLKSNEKGTIQEQEKNAYKTCEKLITLIDGNYDIILTHGNGPQVGNILLANSAGNQVHNIPDMPLDIAVAYSQGFIGYIIEQQLRNVFNVNDIDKDIINFVTQVMVNKNDIAFKNPTKPIGPYYTKEEADKIAKKTKSVFKEDPRGRGWRKVVASPEPKKINNVRSIEKLARDGQIVIAVGGGGIPVYYVAENKLQGIDAVIDKDLASSLLATQVGAHKLFILTDVPKVCINFNTPQEKSIDRMTIAKAQQYLQEGQFAEGSMAPKIRAAIKFVESTGKDAIITETTKLGIDDGGTRITIV
- a CDS encoding cyclic 2,3-diphosphoglycerate synthase, with amino-acid sequence MARRTLIMGAAGRDFHNFNVFFRGNKDYEVIAFTATQIPGIDDKKYPAELAGKEMYPDGIVIRPEDELKNIIKDENIDLVVFAYSDVPYERVMHNSSIVNAAGADFMLMGADNTTVETDKPVITICASRTGCGKSQTTRRVMEILNEKGLKAVAIRHPMPYGDLVAQKVQRYAELDDLKKHKCTIEEMEEYEPHITRGNIIYAGVDYEAIVREAEKEADVIVWDGGNNDIPFYKSTTKTTRIVVVDPLRVGHELRYYPGETNVRMADIVVINKIDSATLEDIAEIRENIVQLNPEATIIEGASPLTVDKAELLYGKKALVVEDGPTLTHGEMKIGAGVVAALKLNAKLVDPRPYAVGGITETFEKYPNVGTLLPAMGYSDQQIKDLETTINNTDCEVVVIGTPIDLRRIININKPAVVVEYNLQEIGDITLDKLI
- a CDS encoding TonB-dependent receptor → MKKLLVVLLFLALLPLSLFAQFSVEGTIKEAKSKETLAGANIKLLNTFNGCNSNKKGEYLISNLQKGNYILEVSFLGYETQQKKIYLSKNTVVNFVLEEKAILADEVIISATRASETTPTTFKNIDKSEIEKINLGQDIPFILKNTPSVIVTSDAGAGIGYTGIRIRGTDMTRINVTLNGIPLNDPESHGVWFVNMPDFASSIENMQIQRGVGTSTNGAAAFGASINIQTNSLRDKPYTEINNSFGSFNTLKNSISAGTGLIDDKWAFNTRLSKIYSDGFIDRAFSDLKSFFVSATYYGNNSMLKLNIFSGKEKTYQAWSGVPKSVLQTNRTYNPYTYENETDNYQQDHFQLIYSKKINKNFSLNSAIHYTHGEGYYEQFKDDESFTDYQLDTIFFGFDTVSMLFLDTIAKTDLIRQKWLRNDFYGFTWSLNYDNHKNVKAIIGGGGNKYVGDHFGKIIWTKYSNNLPKDYQWYSNTGVKTAFNIFAKINYQLLEKVNVFGDMQYRKIDYKINGIHDDLHDLTMEKDYNFFNPKLGVFCKLNKNQNIYFSFAVANREPNRGNFRDADLGEIPQSEQLLDYELGHSFNSTKFRLNSNIFYMDYKNQLVLTGEINNVGEAIMTNIPESYRQGIEISADAKFTKILSWSGNVTFSQNKILDFTSYVDDWDHWGHQISNDIGKTDISFSPNIIAGNQFSFEIIDKFFIRWNTKYVSDQYIDNTSSESRKLDAYVINDFQIEYSLSTEFIKEIVLTLMVNNAFNEEYETNAWVYRYYLNNKHHEMNGYFPQAGINFLAGVNLKF